One stretch of Methanocellales archaeon DNA includes these proteins:
- the ftsZ gene encoding cell division protein FtsZ codes for MKSIIEEAITRSEAKTQVKRNPQTNEDLEKVLSGLKTNIVVIGCGGAGSNTIQRMVDEGIEGSELIALNTDAQHLLNIVADKKLLIGRKRNRGLGAGSIPQIGEEAARESEDEIRACLDGADVVFVTCGLGGGTGTGASPVVAQAAKDSDALTIVIVTLPFTVEGVVRSTNAEAGLDRLRDVADTVIVVPNDKLLEVVPRLPLQAAFKVADEVLMRAVKGITELITKPGIVNLDFADIRTVMENGGVAMIGLGEADGEDRATESVKKALKSPLLDIDVSGATAALVNVTGGPDMTVAEAEGALEEVYRRVDPNARLIWGAQVDPELERTVRTMLIITGVKSPQIYGKPEKTVGTTHKFGIDFLG; via the coding sequence ATGAAATCTATCATAGAGGAGGCGATTACAAGGTCTGAAGCTAAAACTCAAGTTAAGCGCAATCCTCAGACCAATGAGGACCTTGAGAAAGTTTTGAGTGGGCTTAAGACCAATATCGTTGTCATCGGGTGCGGTGGTGCTGGATCGAATACAATCCAACGAATGGTCGATGAGGGAATCGAGGGATCAGAATTAATTGCATTGAACACAGATGCCCAACATTTACTTAACATCGTTGCTGATAAAAAACTCTTGATAGGGCGCAAGAGGAACAGAGGACTTGGCGCCGGTAGCATTCCACAAATAGGTGAGGAAGCTGCGAGGGAAAGCGAAGACGAGATTCGAGCATGTTTAGACGGTGCAGACGTCGTATTCGTCACATGCGGTCTTGGTGGCGGTACTGGTACTGGCGCATCACCCGTCGTAGCTCAAGCGGCTAAGGACTCCGATGCACTAACGATTGTGATTGTTACACTTCCATTTACGGTGGAGGGTGTGGTTAGGAGTACAAACGCTGAAGCAGGCTTGGATCGTTTGAGGGATGTTGCCGATACCGTGATAGTTGTGCCAAACGATAAATTACTGGAGGTAGTGCCAAGATTGCCCTTACAAGCCGCATTTAAAGTAGCTGATGAGGTGCTTATGCGGGCAGTCAAGGGGATCACTGAACTGATCACTAAACCTGGCATAGTTAACCTTGACTTTGCAGACATTCGAACGGTTATGGAGAACGGTGGTGTGGCGATGATCGGCTTAGGAGAAGCAGATGGTGAAGATAGGGCTACAGAGTCTGTAAAGAAAGCGTTGAAATCTCCGCTATTGGATATCGATGTCTCTGGTGCAACTGCGGCGTTGGTAAACGTAACCGGTGGACCTGATATGACCGTTGCAGAGGCAGAGGGTGCGTTAGAAGAGGTTTATCGACGCGTTGATCCAAATGCAAGATTGATTTGGGGGGCACAAGTCGACCCAGAGCTGGAGCGTACTGTTAGGACCATGCTTATCATCACTGGAGTAAAATCTCCTCAAATCTATGGCAAACCAGAGAAAACAGTAGGGACTACACATAAGTTCGGTATCGACTTCTTAGGGTGA
- a CDS encoding flavin reductase family protein encodes MKLKKTDYYKLLVRPVVVVSTISEKGISNAAPFSFSTPLSFNPPLYGFSCSPEHHTWRNIKENEEFVVNIVGKDLGPLMHLLEQMFPYEVSEIEKAGLTEERSKKVSPPRIKEAIAWIECKLESFEEIGDHMWIVGSVLEADVKDEFWSEVIDVEKASLLCHISGTFFATEMKMKKYERAMK; translated from the coding sequence ATGAAACTAAAAAAGACCGATTACTATAAGCTATTAGTTAGACCCGTGGTCGTCGTATCTACAATCTCTGAAAAAGGCATTTCAAATGCGGCACCTTTCAGCTTTAGCACCCCATTGAGCTTCAACCCCCCATTGTATGGTTTTTCCTGCTCACCAGAGCACCATACATGGAGGAATATCAAAGAAAACGAGGAGTTCGTGGTAAACATAGTTGGAAAGGATCTTGGCCCACTCATGCACCTTCTTGAGCAAATGTTTCCCTACGAGGTCAGCGAAATTGAAAAGGCTGGATTAACTGAAGAAAGATCAAAAAAGGTAAGTCCGCCAAGAATTAAAGAGGCAATAGCGTGGATAGAGTGCAAACTGGAAAGTTTTGAAGAGATAGGAGACCACATGTGGATCGTTGGCAGTGTTCTGGAAGCGGATGTCAAAGACGAATTCTGGAGCGAAGTGATCGATGTAGAAAAAGCAAGCCTTTTGTGCCACATAAGTGGAACTTTTTTTGCAACTGAAATGAAAATGAAGAAGTATGAAAGGGCTATGAAATGA
- a CDS encoding oligosaccharyl transferase, archaeosortase A system-associated has protein sequence MGKKTSKKIKKKSGQKPKAEKKEAQKISKREAEVTQLLSSLENLEKEYKQGKISKEAYEKLKVEYADNLKELEHVSFFENIKQKISIYNVLLIAIVALAFYIRAVLPYDNVFIGDTVRFGGNDPWYHMRLVENTIRNFPHRIFFDPYTHFPFGDVLHFGPLYDQIIAFIALLVGLGHPSLRTIEIMGAYFPAVLGALVALPVYFIGKIVFDKRVGLLSALIVVIMPGQFLSRSLLGFTDHHVAETLFSTLTIMFFMMAIRRAEGTRFEHVLGEEKGILRGPLAYSILAGLMFGCYLLCWAGALLIGFIIAVSVIIQHITDHLRNKSTDHLCIVGVITFLIPLMMVIPTIMQGAGQYSSLHIFSFIIGILAFLLLSGTSKLMDHKEIARSYYPLILIGIGAIGAAGIHLINPSLLSSIFGSFSIFQPSGGLLTVAEATSIFYRGGQFSLQWVWENFTMCFYTALIALVMVVYRMLKEWIPEDTLLVVWSTVMFFAIVGQNRFAYYFAVNVAILSGYFGIKMLEWGGLGELHKDFKRRVKDSSDIGYFVSRYVKLVHVFVVILVVLLFIYPNVNITMGSGPGAARWTGGPSMDWHSALDWMRYNTPDPGLDYYALYEAPAPGETYRYPDSAYGVMSWWDYGHWITRIAHRIPNANPFQSGIGGPIGSDNPGACVFFISKTEAEANEVADELGVKYVVSDFMMADVWNAFYNKFGAMTVWAGDTEGYYVQVNNTGGGTGFTPSPKYFSTMEARLHIFDGRGVQLSEDIYLEPLLHYRLVHESTSTIISIGGQEVKFVKVFEYVPGAKIVGSAPDGTNALINVEIKTNQGRTFNYTQTTTSNNGTYEFIVPYSTEGPVAGGTQFDTMPVRPYTIIIGDMIGEVRVTEGQVMTGEIILLT, from the coding sequence GTGGGCAAAAAAACAAGCAAGAAAATAAAAAAGAAGTCTGGGCAAAAACCCAAAGCAGAGAAGAAAGAGGCACAAAAGATATCGAAAAGAGAAGCAGAGGTCACGCAGCTTCTCTCATCCCTAGAAAATTTGGAGAAGGAATATAAACAAGGCAAGATCTCCAAAGAGGCATATGAAAAACTTAAGGTGGAGTATGCGGATAATCTCAAGGAGCTTGAGCACGTCTCCTTTTTTGAGAATATCAAGCAGAAAATATCGATCTATAATGTGTTATTAATCGCCATAGTTGCACTCGCTTTCTATATCAGGGCTGTTTTGCCATACGATAACGTGTTTATCGGTGATACAGTTCGATTTGGTGGAAATGACCCCTGGTATCACATGCGTCTCGTAGAAAACACGATTCGTAACTTCCCACACAGGATTTTTTTCGATCCATATACGCATTTTCCATTCGGCGACGTTCTCCATTTTGGGCCACTGTATGATCAGATAATAGCGTTCATTGCATTACTCGTTGGGTTAGGGCATCCCAGTCTGCGTACCATAGAGATCATGGGAGCCTATTTCCCAGCAGTTCTGGGGGCATTGGTCGCTTTACCCGTCTATTTCATTGGAAAGATAGTATTCGATAAGCGAGTAGGGTTACTATCCGCACTTATCGTTGTAATCATGCCAGGGCAATTCTTATCCCGATCTCTCTTGGGATTCACAGATCACCATGTTGCCGAGACGCTTTTTAGCACTCTGACGATTATGTTTTTCATGATGGCGATCAGAAGGGCAGAGGGAACAAGGTTTGAGCATGTATTGGGGGAAGAAAAAGGCATCTTGAGGGGCCCACTGGCATATTCAATATTGGCTGGGCTTATGTTTGGATGCTATCTGCTCTGTTGGGCAGGGGCCTTGTTGATTGGATTCATAATTGCCGTATCTGTCATCATCCAGCACATCACCGACCATCTAAGGAATAAATCAACCGACCATCTTTGCATCGTGGGCGTGATCACCTTTTTAATACCGCTTATGATGGTTATACCAACTATTATGCAGGGTGCTGGTCAGTATTCGTCGCTACACATATTCTCGTTCATTATAGGTATCCTGGCGTTTTTATTGCTGAGCGGTACCTCAAAGTTAATGGACCACAAAGAAATCGCTCGGAGTTATTATCCTTTGATTTTAATCGGAATTGGTGCGATAGGAGCAGCAGGCATTCATCTGATTAATCCCTCTCTTCTTAGCTCGATATTTGGGTCGTTTAGCATATTCCAGCCGAGTGGGGGCCTACTAACAGTCGCAGAAGCTACATCGATCTTTTATAGGGGGGGACAGTTTTCCTTACAGTGGGTGTGGGAGAACTTTACGATGTGCTTTTATACTGCGCTCATCGCCCTTGTGATGGTAGTCTATAGAATGCTTAAAGAATGGATACCAGAGGACACGTTGCTAGTGGTATGGAGCACCGTCATGTTCTTTGCCATCGTTGGGCAGAACAGGTTCGCATATTACTTCGCTGTGAATGTCGCAATTCTCTCTGGATATTTTGGCATCAAGATGTTGGAATGGGGCGGACTAGGTGAATTACATAAGGACTTCAAGAGAAGGGTGAAAGACTCTAGCGATATCGGTTATTTCGTTTCCAGATATGTGAAACTGGTTCACGTATTTGTCGTTATACTGGTTGTTTTGCTTTTCATATATCCTAACGTCAACATAACGATGGGATCAGGCCCAGGTGCAGCAAGGTGGACCGGCGGGCCGAGTATGGATTGGCACTCTGCCTTGGACTGGATGAGATATAACACGCCTGATCCTGGTTTAGATTATTATGCGCTCTATGAAGCGCCTGCGCCGGGAGAAACATATCGATATCCGGACTCAGCCTATGGCGTGATGAGTTGGTGGGATTATGGTCACTGGATCACCAGAATAGCGCACAGAATCCCGAATGCGAATCCATTCCAATCAGGCATAGGTGGTCCTATAGGAAGTGACAATCCTGGAGCTTGCGTTTTTTTCATCTCAAAAACTGAAGCAGAAGCAAATGAAGTTGCAGATGAACTCGGTGTGAAATATGTAGTAAGTGACTTCATGATGGCTGACGTATGGAATGCATTTTATAACAAGTTTGGGGCTATGACCGTGTGGGCTGGTGATACTGAGGGATATTATGTGCAGGTTAACAATACTGGGGGCGGGACTGGATTTACCCCCAGCCCCAAGTATTTCAGCACAATGGAAGCCAGATTGCACATATTTGATGGCAGAGGAGTGCAACTTAGTGAAGACATCTATCTGGAGCCTTTACTTCATTATAGGCTTGTCCACGAGTCTACCAGCACCATAATCAGTATAGGTGGGCAAGAAGTCAAATTTGTGAAGGTTTTTGAATATGTTCCCGGGGCGAAGATAGTTGGAAGTGCACCTGATGGTACTAATGCATTAATCAACGTTGAAATCAAGACAAATCAAGGTCGAACGTTCAATTATACCCAAACTACAACTTCTAATAATGGAACCTATGAGTTCATCGTTCCGTACTCTACAGAGGGTCCTGTGGCTGGTGGAACACAGTTTGACACGATGCCAGTGAGACCGTACACTATAATAATTGGAGATATGATAGGGGAAGTTAGGGTCACAGAGGGGCAAGTGATGACCGGAGAAATCATCTTATTGACTTAG
- a CDS encoding transcription elongation factor Spt5 produces the protein MSNEIPIYVLKTTANQERPVANLIEQAVKKEGYDIRAILVPDELKGYVLVESSAPEIVDQVIKGIPHAKGMVKGSTTLAEVEHFLTPKPTVTGISEGSIVELIAGPFKGEKARVKRVDEAREEITLELFEAMVPIPVTVRGDHVRVLSKEEEE, from the coding sequence TTGTCAAATGAAATACCTATCTATGTGTTAAAAACTACTGCAAATCAAGAAAGACCAGTTGCGAACCTGATCGAGCAAGCTGTCAAAAAAGAAGGCTATGATATCAGGGCTATTTTAGTTCCAGATGAGCTGAAAGGCTATGTATTGGTTGAATCATCAGCTCCTGAGATAGTAGATCAGGTGATTAAAGGCATTCCCCACGCTAAGGGAATGGTTAAGGGCAGCACCACACTGGCAGAAGTAGAACATTTCTTGACGCCTAAGCCAACTGTTACTGGTATCTCCGAGGGTAGCATCGTCGAGTTGATCGCAGGGCCTTTTAAAGGTGAAAAAGCCCGGGTTAAGCGAGTGGACGAGGCCAGAGAAGAGATCACCCTTGAGTTGTTCGAAGCGATGGTTCCTATTCCAGTTACTGTAAGGGGAGACCATGTACGAGTTTTAAGCAAGGAAGAGGAGGAATGA
- the aglJ gene encoding S-layer glycoprotein N-glycosyltransferase AglJ, giving the protein MRDKVCILIPTLNEAPTIGDVVEEFSSMGFPNILVMDGHSTDGTVKIATEKGAKVVTQKGRGKGQAIQQAFDLIEEDIIVMIDGDGTYLPEEVDRLIEPIEKGTADHVIGNRFAEQKDGAFTKLNLFGNRILNKSFGLAYGTWITDILSGYRAFTKKAVQELELNRTGFEVEAEITIESVKKDLRMVEVPISYLSRPERSVTKLHPLKDGFRIGLTLYKLTKTHNPLLYFGLLGGVFMVSGTCVGVYVVLEWLKGTTRIPMTILATLLIVMGVQMLIFGLLSDLLSLFHKEVMRELRKK; this is encoded by the coding sequence ATGAGAGATAAAGTTTGTATACTGATCCCAACGCTCAACGAAGCCCCCACCATAGGGGATGTAGTTGAAGAGTTCAGTTCTATGGGATTTCCAAACATATTGGTGATGGATGGGCATAGCACTGATGGTACCGTCAAAATAGCGACGGAGAAGGGTGCTAAGGTTGTGACCCAGAAAGGAAGAGGCAAGGGTCAAGCTATTCAACAAGCGTTTGATCTGATTGAGGAGGACATCATCGTGATGATCGACGGTGATGGGACCTATCTCCCAGAAGAGGTGGATAGATTAATAGAGCCGATCGAGAAGGGGACTGCCGATCATGTTATTGGAAACAGATTTGCAGAGCAGAAGGATGGCGCCTTTACAAAACTGAATCTATTTGGCAACAGAATTTTGAACAAGTCTTTTGGTCTTGCATACGGTACTTGGATCACCGATATTTTGTCCGGATATAGGGCGTTTACCAAGAAAGCAGTCCAGGAATTAGAGCTTAACAGGACCGGCTTTGAGGTAGAGGCCGAGATCACCATAGAGAGCGTTAAAAAAGATTTGAGAATGGTGGAAGTGCCAATATCCTATCTATCCAGGCCTGAAAGATCTGTAACCAAACTTCATCCTCTTAAGGATGGCTTTAGGATTGGACTCACCCTATATAAGCTTACCAAAACTCACAACCCATTATTATATTTTGGCCTGCTTGGGGGAGTTTTCATGGTGTCGGGCACTTGTGTAGGAGTCTACGTCGTACTAGAGTGGCTCAAAGGAACAACTCGCATTCCAATGACCATACTTGCCACTTTGTTGATCGTTATGGGCGTTCAAATGTTAATCTTCGGTCTTCTAAGCGATCTCCTCTCGTTATTCCACAAAGAAGTGATGAGGGAGCTAAGAAAAAAGTAA
- a CDS encoding D-aminoacyl-tRNA deacylase translates to MNITIVSSLKDPASVNIRNKLLESARWKPVDKGYEYKDFRLIEIEASHLYQDGIDGKMEDDGIKSDLIIFVSRHEGKDKRSMLTVHFTGNISDAKFGGKPRELAIAAPHAARALLLSLKSYQDEVTMEATHHGPSSLHTPSLYVEIGSTKNQWCLEAPARTIANAILTLKVASGRVAIGLGGPHYARRLTKLIFNSDIAFGHIFPDHALYQVDEFMLQQAFEKSSANLAYFDPRTSAQQRDRLCNLIQKLGCTVLQEGDIRVNSHKNL, encoded by the coding sequence ATGAACATCACCATTGTCTCCTCCCTGAAAGATCCGGCTAGCGTAAATATCCGGAACAAGCTGTTAGAATCTGCAAGATGGAAACCAGTCGACAAAGGATATGAATATAAGGATTTCAGGCTTATCGAAATAGAGGCATCGCATCTTTATCAGGATGGAATTGACGGAAAAATGGAAGATGATGGCATCAAATCAGATTTGATCATTTTTGTCTCCAGACATGAGGGCAAGGATAAACGTTCTATGTTGACAGTACATTTCACAGGAAACATTTCTGATGCTAAATTCGGGGGAAAACCAAGAGAATTAGCTATAGCAGCCCCTCATGCTGCTAGAGCTCTGTTACTATCATTAAAATCCTACCAAGATGAGGTGACAATGGAGGCAACGCATCATGGACCCTCTTCTTTGCATACACCTTCGTTGTATGTCGAAATCGGAAGCACAAAAAATCAGTGGTGTCTTGAAGCTCCAGCAAGGACTATAGCAAATGCCATCTTGACATTAAAAGTTGCCTCCGGCAGAGTAGCAATCGGTCTTGGCGGCCCTCATTATGCCCGTAGGCTGACGAAATTGATCTTTAATTCTGACATCGCATTTGGGCATATATTTCCTGATCATGCTCTGTACCAGGTGGACGAATTCATGCTCCAACAAGCATTTGAGAAGTCCAGTGCAAATCTTGCATATTTCGATCCCAGAACAAGTGCTCAGCAACGTGATCGCTTGTGTAATCTCATACAAAAACTTGGATGTACGGTACTTCAAGAAGGCGATATCAGAGTGAATTCTCACAAAAACTTATAA
- a CDS encoding cation:proton antiporter: MHILLQVILILLLAKAFGEFFERVGFPSILGEISAGIFLGMMFSLDPDNEILKFLAELGVILLLFTTGYKEVNLRELQGMLKQSFPPTIFGVIVPFLFGFLLGNVFNFTFLESLFIGVALCPTSIGASVRVLIDLKQLSTKVGSTILSAAILDDVIAIFTLAVLMQIALYSKISVGQLLTMGGKLVTFILIMIIFGLHILPKLFEYIHKMHVEEAVFTGVIVVALFSAFLADELGLNAVIGAFLGGLLLSNLPFAKIRDVQNKVNGVSYGIFVPIFFVLIGLSVDLSALITAGLFAAVLTILALSGKVIGGFIGSKLVGFDSHDSLIFGVGMIPRAEVGVVIVSIGKTMGIIESEVFSAVILMVAISVLFTPIALKYVIGLTRHRR, from the coding sequence ATGCATATACTTCTCCAGGTCATTTTGATCTTATTGTTGGCAAAGGCGTTTGGAGAATTCTTTGAGAGAGTTGGCTTTCCAAGCATCTTGGGTGAAATCTCTGCTGGCATCTTCCTTGGAATGATGTTCTCCCTCGATCCGGACAATGAGATCTTGAAGTTCTTAGCAGAACTTGGCGTAATTCTCCTCTTGTTTACGACAGGGTATAAAGAGGTAAATCTGCGTGAATTACAGGGCATGTTAAAGCAATCTTTCCCTCCGACGATATTTGGCGTTATAGTCCCGTTCCTCTTTGGTTTTCTTCTGGGTAATGTGTTCAATTTTACGTTTTTGGAATCCCTGTTCATAGGTGTTGCATTGTGCCCAACTTCCATAGGTGCCTCGGTTAGGGTCTTGATAGATCTTAAGCAACTGTCAACCAAAGTTGGATCAACCATTTTATCGGCAGCCATATTGGATGATGTCATAGCTATATTCACTTTGGCAGTGCTCATGCAAATAGCATTATACTCAAAGATATCGGTGGGTCAACTTTTGACCATGGGTGGTAAGTTAGTTACCTTCATACTCATAATGATCATCTTTGGGCTTCACATACTCCCAAAGCTCTTTGAATACATCCATAAGATGCATGTGGAGGAAGCGGTATTTACTGGCGTGATTGTGGTGGCATTGTTTTCTGCCTTTTTAGCAGATGAGTTAGGTCTAAATGCCGTTATAGGGGCTTTTCTTGGCGGTCTGTTGCTCTCCAACCTCCCGTTTGCCAAGATCAGAGATGTGCAAAACAAGGTCAACGGTGTTTCTTATGGTATATTTGTCCCAATTTTCTTCGTTTTAATCGGTTTGTCCGTCGATCTGAGCGCACTAATCACCGCAGGCTTATTCGCAGCAGTTCTCACAATCCTCGCATTATCAGGAAAAGTGATCGGTGGCTTCATAGGATCAAAGCTTGTTGGTTTTGATTCCCATGACAGCTTGATTTTTGGCGTTGGTATGATACCGAGAGCTGAAGTTGGAGTAGTCATCGTTAGCATAGGTAAAACTATGGGAATCATCGAGTCCGAGGTTTTTTCAGCAGTGATATTGATGGTGGCAATATCTGTTCTATTCACCCCCATCGCTTTGAAATATGTAATTGGACTTACTAGGCATCGCAGGTGA
- a CDS encoding CBS domain-containing protein: MTKAEIGTNVKDIMTRDVVTVKEDDTLQDLLGLFKKYHYHSYPVVTSEGELKGVVNEDIVLQCLLIGSIPSAMFGRSITMLLGEDAKGIMDPHPITISPNASLEEAATLMIKNSINRMWVVADKKLLGVLAKRDIINEIYGKRY; this comes from the coding sequence ATGACAAAAGCGGAAATCGGCACCAATGTAAAGGATATAATGACAAGGGATGTCGTGACCGTCAAGGAAGATGACACTCTGCAGGATTTGCTGGGGTTGTTCAAGAAATACCACTATCACAGCTATCCGGTCGTCACATCCGAAGGAGAGTTGAAGGGAGTGGTCAACGAGGATATAGTCTTACAGTGTCTTTTGATAGGTAGCATACCTTCAGCGATGTTCGGTCGGTCGATCACTATGTTGCTGGGTGAAGATGCTAAAGGGATAATGGATCCTCACCCCATAACGATCTCTCCAAATGCGAGCCTAGAGGAGGCTGCTACTTTAATGATAAAAAATTCCATCAATAGGATGTGGGTTGTTGCTGACAAAAAACTCCTGGGTGTCCTTGCCAAGAGGGACATCATCAATGAGATTTATGGGAAAAGGTATTGA
- a CDS encoding DUF5806 family protein has product MDEKYCKFKKFDKEQYNEVTRFLKKRTHLTAREWAIARLCADFQHSGRSEITRIGEHLPELVPFMKEPYSRQAVSMARAAFKKKVLKSGTTFFYAYYSGLVSMEDIVDMIHQISENIEYLLNVGEGKIPKGDLDVEVQQKVVEALRQINDAFGK; this is encoded by the coding sequence ATGGATGAAAAATATTGTAAGTTCAAGAAATTCGATAAGGAGCAATATAATGAGGTAACTCGCTTCTTAAAGAAGCGCACGCATCTAACGGCAAGGGAATGGGCTATTGCTCGGCTATGCGCAGATTTTCAACATTCCGGAAGATCAGAGATTACACGAATAGGTGAACATCTACCAGAACTGGTGCCATTCATGAAAGAGCCCTATTCGCGCCAAGCGGTTTCCATGGCAAGAGCAGCCTTTAAGAAAAAGGTTCTGAAATCAGGAACCACCTTCTTTTATGCCTATTATTCCGGATTGGTCTCCATGGAAGATATCGTCGATATGATACATCAGATCTCAGAGAACATAGAGTACTTGCTCAATGTTGGAGAAGGGAAAATTCCAAAAGGGGATTTGGATGTCGAAGTTCAGCAAAAGGTGGTAGAGGCACTAAGACAGATCAATGATGCTTTTGGAAAGTAG
- a CDS encoding protein translocase SEC61 complex subunit gamma — MDKSNKLSEYARILKLTRRPSREEFAMIAKIAGAGILLIGLISFLIYLVMTSMPQFIIGK; from the coding sequence TTGGATAAGTCAAATAAACTCAGTGAGTACGCGCGAATTCTCAAGTTAACGAGAAGACCGAGTAGAGAAGAGTTTGCTATGATTGCAAAAATTGCTGGTGCAGGCATCTTACTAATCGGTTTAATAAGTTTTTTGATTTATCTTGTCATGACTAGCATGCCGCAGTTCATCATCGGTAAATAG
- a CDS encoding PINc/VapC family ATPase, whose protein sequence is MKLVPDTSVIIDGRITAKIERGEFDGAQILIPEAVVTELEAQANKGRDIGFSGLEELKKLNEMAKEGKITLEYTGEIPTLEQIRLASRGAIDAIIRAVAVQHKAIFITSDIVQSEVARAKGLEVIYLYPEKEEFGPLSIQKFFTDDTMFVLLKSRVRPMAKRGTVGKMRLVKIRDQPCTEKELREISHEILERAKSDPDGFIEFEKKGVTIVQLGSMRIAIASPPFSDGMEITAVRPIAKVTLDNYRFCDELKARLVERQRGIVVAGPPGAGKSTFAACVAEFLQKSGYVVKTMESPRDLQVPDEITQYAPLENDMAATADILLLVRPDYTIYDELRKTSDFRVFADMRLAGVGMVGVVHSNRAIDAVQRLIGRVELGIIPQIVDTVIFIDMGEIAKVYDVMFKVKVPNGMVEEDLARPVIDVVDFESGRTEYEIYSYGDQVVVMPVDNLSKPAWSLAEKEIHKVISKYARGQVDVLMISDGKAIVYLDEQDIPRILGKGGKNIDRIEGILGISIDVCERED, encoded by the coding sequence TTGAAACTAGTTCCAGATACAAGTGTCATCATAGATGGAAGGATTACCGCTAAAATAGAGAGAGGCGAGTTCGATGGAGCCCAAATTCTCATACCGGAGGCAGTGGTCACAGAACTTGAGGCACAGGCTAACAAAGGCAGAGATATTGGATTCAGTGGCTTGGAGGAACTCAAGAAATTAAACGAGATGGCAAAAGAAGGCAAGATCACATTGGAATACACAGGTGAAATTCCCACGCTTGAGCAGATCAGGCTTGCATCTAGGGGGGCGATCGATGCCATAATTAGGGCTGTAGCGGTTCAGCACAAAGCCATTTTCATCACTAGTGATATCGTACAGTCAGAGGTAGCTCGAGCAAAAGGGCTGGAAGTCATCTATCTGTATCCAGAGAAGGAGGAGTTTGGCCCCCTTTCTATCCAGAAATTCTTCACCGATGACACGATGTTCGTACTTTTGAAGTCTAGGGTTCGACCAATGGCAAAGAGGGGCACGGTCGGAAAGATGCGATTGGTTAAGATAAGAGATCAACCTTGTACAGAGAAGGAACTGCGCGAAATCTCACATGAAATCTTGGAAAGAGCCAAGAGTGATCCTGACGGCTTTATCGAGTTTGAAAAGAAAGGAGTCACCATCGTCCAGCTTGGATCTATGAGAATCGCGATAGCTAGCCCGCCTTTCTCGGACGGCATGGAAATAACGGCAGTACGCCCTATTGCGAAAGTCACGCTAGATAACTATCGATTTTGTGATGAATTAAAAGCAAGGTTGGTTGAGAGGCAAAGAGGGATCGTCGTTGCTGGACCGCCTGGTGCTGGAAAGTCTACTTTTGCGGCCTGTGTGGCAGAATTTCTGCAAAAGAGTGGATATGTGGTGAAGACCATGGAATCCCCCAGAGATCTTCAGGTACCAGATGAGATTACGCAGTACGCTCCTCTGGAAAACGACATGGCTGCTACTGCAGATATACTTCTTCTGGTCAGACCGGATTATACAATCTATGACGAATTGCGAAAGACATCCGACTTTCGTGTATTTGCAGACATGCGATTAGCAGGTGTGGGAATGGTGGGGGTGGTTCACTCCAACAGGGCCATAGATGCGGTGCAACGATTGATAGGAAGGGTTGAGCTGGGCATCATCCCGCAGATCGTTGACACGGTTATATTCATCGATATGGGTGAAATCGCAAAGGTATATGACGTGATGTTCAAAGTGAAAGTGCCTAATGGAATGGTCGAGGAGGATTTGGCTAGGCCAGTCATAGATGTGGTGGACTTTGAGTCGGGACGTACGGAATACGAGATATATTCATATGGGGACCAAGTTGTGGTCATGCCTGTTGACAATCTAAGCAAACCAGCGTGGTCTCTGGCGGAAAAGGAAATCCATAAGGTAATTAGCAAGTATGCACGTGGTCAAGTAGATGTTTTGATGATCTCAGACGGAAAAGCTATCGTCTATCTTGATGAGCAAGATATCCCTAGGATCTTAGGCAAAGGTGGTAAGAATATAGATCGAATAGAAGGCATTCTTGGAATCAGCATAGATGTTTGCGAAAGGGAAGATTAA